TGTGCAGTCCCGGGAGATTGAGTTCGACCCGGCCGAGCTCCTTTCCCTGGAAGGAGACGGTGAATTGACTTTTCAACTCGTGGAACACCACCTTTTTAGCCTGTATGTCGGCCTGGGGCGTCATGCCGTAGGTTACGTATCGTTTTCTGACCATGGGAATGATGCTCTGGACATGGTCGTTGTCCAGGCAAAGAACCGCGAGGCCGTAAAAGGGGACCCTGTCGATGAAGCTCAAAAAAGCCGCTTTGATGGCTTCCAGGTCCGTATAGTGATCCAGGTGCTCCCGGTCGATGTTGGTTACCACGGCGATGGCGGGCGACATTCTTAAAAATGACCCGTCGCTTTCATCCGCTTCGGCCACGATGAATTCACCCTGTCCCAACAGGGCGTTGGAGCCGATGCTTTTCAACTTGCCGCCGATGACCACGGTGGGATCGAGGCCACCATTGGCCAGCACGGCGGCGACGATGGACGTCGTCGATGTTTTGCCGTGGGCGCCTGCCACGGCGATGCTGTATTTCAGGCGCATCAGTTCGGCCAGCATTTCCGCCCTGGGTATGACGGGTATCGAAGCCTGTTCGGCGGCCATTACCTCCGGGTTGGAAGCGCTTACGGCGGAAGAGGTTACCACCACATCCGCGCCGCCGACCTGCCCGGCGTGATGCCCCTTGTAGATCGTGCCCCCCAGTTTCCCCAGCCGCCTGGTGATGTCGGTGTCCTTCAGATCGGAACCGGACACCGTGTATCCGAGGTTGAGCAACAGTTCGGCGATGCCGCTCATGCCGATGCCGCCGATACCGACGAAATGGATGTGATATTTTTTGTGGTACATGGGTCGCTGTTGCTCCCGTGTTAATTTTTAAGTTTTTCGTTTTAGGCGGCGTTCGGTTTCAATGCTTTCAGCTACCTAAAACCTGACACTTTAAACGCGAAACGATTTATATTCGATCGTCGACTACCGATAATGTTAAGAAAAAAAATTTCTTACCCTGAATGAACGAGTTCATACATGTCATCCACGATCACCCGCGCGGCATTCGGACGCCCCAGCATGGAGGCCCGATGCCCCATTCGAGCGAGCAGGTCCGGGGAACCGGCATAGTGTTGGATGCGCCCTGCCAGCCGTTCTCCCGTAAGATTTTTTTCCAGGATCAATTCAGCCGCTCCGGCCGCTACCATACTTTCGGCGTTCAGCCGCTGGTGGTCGTCGGCCGCGTGCGGGTAGGGGATGAATATGACGGCCTTGCCCAGCACCGTGACCTCGGCGACCGTGGTTGCACCGGCCCGGCAGATAATCAGGTCCGCCCTGCGGTACTGCTGCGCCATGTCGGTGAAAAACGCCTTGACGGTGCTGCTGACACCGCTTTCTGCATAGGCCTTTTGCATCGTCTCCACATCGTCGCTTCCGGTCTGGTGGATGACGTGAAGGCGATGGCGGCCTTCCATGAACGTCAGGGCCGAACGCATGGCCAGATTGATGCCATGCGCCCCCTGACTGCCGCCGACCACCAGGACGGTAAGCGCCTTCGCCGCATTGGCCCCGGTCTCACCAGCCTGCTCGAGCGGCGGTGTTGCCGCAAAAAATTCCCGGCGCACCGGGTTGCCCGTCACCAATGCCTTTTTTCCCGTCCGGATTCCCTTCGTCTCCGGGAAGGAAAGATAGAGGCGGTCGGCGATGTGTGACAGCCACCGGTTGGTGATGCCCGGCAGCACATTCTGCTCCTGGAGTGCGGTTTTCACGCCCATCATCCAGGCTGCGGCGACCACGGGGCCGGCCGAGTAGCCGCCCACACCCAGGACCAGGTCCGGCCTGAAGCTTTTCAGTATTTTCGCGGAGGCGTATAGGCTCATGGGCAGCAGCGTGAAGGCCCGGGCCTGTTTCAGCAGCCCCAGGTTCTTGATGCCCTGCACGCTGATGGCTGCATGGCAAAAGCCCTTTTCGCCAAGAATCGCGGTCTCGAACGGTTTGCCCGTCCCGATGAAAAGGACGCTGCTGTCGGTGTTTCTGGCAAGAACCTCCTCGGCAACCGCGATACCCGGAAAAAGGTGGCCGCCGGTACCGCCGCCGGCGATAACCAACCGCACGGGGCGGCTCTTTTCGGCGGCAGCCGGCTGTGCGTCACGGGACGGACGCTTTTCGGACGGGCGTGAGACAGCCCCCGCCTCCGGAAAAGGTCCTCCGGTATGTGCACAGGCACTACTTGGCATGCGTCCTCCCCGAATGCCGCGCGCCGATGTTCATAAGGATGCCGATAGACGCCATGTTGATCAGCAGGGACGTACCGCCGTAGCTTAAAAAGGGAAGGGTCAACCCCTTGGTCGGCAGCAGTCCCAGGGTCACGCCCATATTCACACAGACCTGCATCGCGATGGCGGCGATGATCCCCGTGGCCAGATAGGTTCCGAACGTATCGTCGGCATGGCGCGCAATGTGGATGCCGCGCCACAGAATGAGGGCATAGATCCCGATTATAAACAGGGCGCCCCAGAGCCCGAGCTCTTCTCCGATAACCGAAAAGATGAAATCCGTGTGGGGTTCCGGAAGATAGAAAAGTTTCTGATAGCCCTTGCCAATGCCGGTTCCCCAGATCCCCCCGGTGCCGAAAGCCATGAGTGAGTGCACGATCTGATAGCCTTCATCCGTTGGATATTGCCAGGGGTCGAGAAAGCTCAGGATGCGCCGCACCCGGTATTCGGCACTGAGCATGAAATAATATGCCAACGGCAGGATCAGCAGCAGCGCCGAGAGGAGGTGAAGGATGCGGACCCCCCCCACGAACATCATCATCCAGGCGATGGAGGCCAGTATGGCGACTGAACCGAAATCCGGCTGCATGAGGATCAGAATCGTGAACATGCCCAAGACAATCACGTGCGGCATAAATCCGACCGAGAAGTTCTTGATCATCTCCTGTTTTTTGCTCAGGGAGTATGCCAGGTAGATGATCAACGCCAGCCGGGCGAATTCCGACGGCTGAAAGGAGAGCGAACCGATCTGCAGCCACCGGAACGAGCCCCCGGCGGAAATCCCCAGAGAGGGGATTTGCACCGCAACCAACAGGACCAGGGCCGTGAGCAGAAGGGGATAGGTCAGGAGCCGGTAGATCCTGAAAGGCACATGGCTGCAGACAACCAGGGCGATAATCCCCGCCAGAGAAAAGAGCGCCTGCTTTTTCAGAAAATAATAGTCCGAACCGAACCGTTTCAATGCCAGGGCCGAGCTGGCGCTGTAAACCATGACGATGCCGATCCCCACCAGAAACAGCACGGCAAAGAGCAGGGTGACGTCGTATGTCGATGTTTGACTTTGCTTCATGCTACAGGCTCACCAGCTTCCGAATGCGGTTGTTGCAACCTTCTTTTCCTTGTTCCGTTTGTTTTGCCGCGCAATTCCAGTACATTTCACCGCAACTTCAGTGTGCTCATCGAGACCAGGGCCAGGGCGATGGCGATGATCCAGAAGCGGACGATAATTTTGGGTTCGGGCCAGCCCTTGAGTTCAAAGTGGTGATGGAGGGGGGCCATCCTGAAAATCCGTCCACCATTGGTCATTTTGAAGAAGCCCACCTGAAAAATGACCGACAGGGCTTCGATGACGAACAGCCCGCCGACGATTATCAGTAAAATCTCCTGCTTGGTTACCACCGCCACGACGCCGAGGGCGCCTCCCAGAGAGAGCGACCCTACATCTCCCATGAAGACCTGGGCCGGGTACGTGTTGAACCACAAAAATCCCAGTCCGGCTCCGGCGATGGCGCCGCAGAAAATGGTCAGCTCCCCACATCCCGCCACGTAGTTGATCTGCAGGTAATCGGCCATTTTTATATGCCCGGCCACGTATGCAAAGATCATGTAGGTGACCGCGGCGATGGTTACAGGGCCGATGGCGAGTCCATCCAACCCGTCGGTCAGGTTGACGGCATTGGATGCCCCCACGATGACCAGCACGGCAAACGGAATGTAGCCCAGGCCGAGATCCGGGCTAAATTGCTTGAAAAACGGGATGGTGACCCGGGTGTCGAAATCGGGGTTGAGATACAGCAGAAGACCGGCGAAGGCCGCCAGAACCACCTGGCTCGAAAATTTGGCTCCGGCGGTCAGCCCCTTGTTTCTTTTTTTGACCAGCATCAGGTAATCATCGGCAAAACCGATCAGCCCGTAGCCGCCGACGACACAAAGCGCGATCCAAACGTATCCGTTGGTCAGGTCCCCCCACAGAAGCGATGCCGTCACGATGGAGAAAAGGATGAGGATGCCGCCCATGGTGGGGGTTCCCGCTTTCGAAAGGTGGCTTTCGGGGCCGTCTTCCTGAATGTATTGGCCGACCTGCATTTTTTTGAGCCGGCGGATTACCCACGGACCGAGAATGAAACAGATCAGGAACGCCGTCAGGCTGGCGTATATGGTCCTGAAGGTAATGTAGCGGAATACGTTGAACGCCGAAAACGTGGTGTGCAACGGATATAGCAGGTGATAAAGCATGTTTTACCTTTACCCGAAGGTGTCGATCAGTTTCTTGACGATCTGTTCCATCCGCATACCGCGGGAGCCTTTTATCAAAACACAGTGCCGGGGACCGGTCCTGGCGATCAGCTGTTCGGTGATTATCGACAACGATCCGGCGACGATTTTTCCGGCGGCCATGCCGCCGTCGATAGCCCCCTGGGCCGTGTCACGCGCAAATTCGCCGGTCAGGTACAGCCTTTGGAGGCCCGCCGTGGCGGCGTGGTAGCCCACCTCCCGGTGCAGGCCGGCGGATGCGCTCCCCAGTTCCAGCATGTCGCCCAGCACGGCCACCCGCCGGTCATCCTGTCCCGTCTGCTTCAACGTGTCGAGCGCGGCTTTCACCGAGCCCGGATTCGCGTTGTATGTATCGTCGATGATGCGGGCGCCGTTGGCGAGCTTCCGAATATGCAGACGGCCGTTGACCGGTTTAAAGCGTTCCAGCCCCTTCTTGATGTCGTGCAGGGGGATACGCATCAAATAGGCGGCCGCAGCCGCGGCCAGCGCATTGGAGACCATGAAGAGACCCGGTGTTTCCAGAACCACTTCGATCGCGTCGGCGGGCACTTCCAGCAGAAAGGAGACGCTGTCCCCCATGTTTCTGATGCGGCTGGCGCGCACGGCGGCGCTTTGGGATGTGCCGAACAACAGCACGTCGCCGGGAGCATCCTCAGCCAGGGCGAGCACGTTGCGGTCATCGGCGTTCAGAACGGTCGTGCCGCCACGGTTCAGCTTTTCCAGAAGTTCACCTTTGGCGCGCAGTACCCCTTCCACCGATCTCAGGCCCTCCAGGTGGGCCGGGGCCACGTTGGTGATCATGCCGATGTCCGGGCGACAGATCTCCGCCAACCTGGCGATCTCGCCCGGCCGGTTCATGCCGAGTTCGAGCACGGCCAGGTTGTGGTTGCGCTGCAACCTGAGCAGGGTAAGGGGCAGGCCGATCTCGTTGTTGAAGTTGCCGGCGGTCGACAGCGTCATGTATTTCAGTCCGGTGATGTGGGTCAGCATGGTCCTGGTCGACGTTTTTCCGTTGGAACCGGTCAGGGCGATGATCGGGACCTGTACCCGGTTGCGATTGTAGGCCGCCAGGTCACCCAGGGCGCGGATCGTGTCGGCCACGCCGATGATGGTGCTGTCTCCGAAATCGGAGGTCCTGAACAGCGTGGCGCCGACCTTGGCTTTTTCCACCAGAACCCCTTTTATTCCGTCTTTCAAAACATTTTCCACAAACGTGTGGCCGTCATGCGTTTCTCCGGCGATAGCGACAAAAATGGCATCTCTGCCGATGGCCCTGGAGTCGATACTGATGCTGCCGAAAACACGGTCGCCCGTCCCCGACAACAGTTCCCCGCCCGTTGCGGCGAGGATATCGCTCGTGTTCCATGGTATGGGTTTCGTGTCGTTCATCGCCCGGTCTTACACCTTAAAAGATAGTGTGTTGTGTTGGGTGTTTTGTATTTTGCGAAGCCGAAGCTTTTCTCTCCATTACAATTTTCCGAACACCAAATAGGAAAAACCAAACACCAAAAACTAATTCCCAAGCGCTTCTTGCGCTTCCTGCATATCATCGAAGGGCAGGGTGCGCTTGCCCACGATCTGATAGGTCTCGTGTCCTTTTCCGGCGATGAGGACGATGTCGCCGGGGGCGGAGGCCTCGATGCCGAGGCGAATGGCGCTTCTCCGGTCCGGTTCCACAAGATACCCGCCCGTCTGCCATCCGTTTCGAATCTGTCCCGGGTTGTACTCGCGCCGGCACACCGTTTTCAGCCCCGGCAGGATGTCGTCGATAATGGCGGCCGGTTCTTCCAGGCGCGGGTTGTCCGAGGTGACGATGGTCAGATCCGACAGCCGGCCCGAAATCTCGCCCATCATGGAGCGTTTGGCCCTGTCGCGGTTGCCGCCGCAACCGAAGACGCAGATCAGCCGGCCGTGCCCGAGGGCCTTCAGGGCCTGCAGTACATTTTCAAGCGCGTCGGGCGTGTGCGCGTAATCCACGTAGACGTGCCGGTCGACCGGACCCGGGACCCTTTGGAGGCGGCCCGGAACCGCCGGAAGATTTTCTATGCCCGCTTTGAGTGCTTCCGGCGCCACATTCAGTGCCACGCCGATTCCGACGGCGCAGAGAATGTTCGCCAGGTTGAAGTGGCCGGTCAGTTTGGAGCGATATCCGAATTCGCCTGCCGGTGTCCGGATGACGCCTTCGATTCCCTGAATTCCGAGATCTGTCGACAGCGGGCGCACCATGGCTGCCGGCCCGTTTCCCACGGTGATGCACGGACAGGAAAGCTCCCGTACAAGTTCGCGCCCCCTTTCATCGTCTACGTTGACAACCGCCACACCGTCATCCGGGTTCAGGTGTTCGGTAAAAAGCCGTTTTTTACATTTCCAGTAGGACTGCATCTCCAGATGATAGTCCAGATGGTCCTGGGTGAGGTTGGTGAAGGCGCCCACATCGATGGCGCATTTGAATATTCTGTCGAGGTCGATGGCATGGGAGGAGACTTCCATGATCACATGGGACACTCTTTCCGCCAGCATTTCGGCCAGGATGCGCTGCAGGTCCAGCGATTCCGGCGTGGTAACGGGGTTGTCGAAAACCTTTTGGTTGTAGCGGTAGTTGACGGTTCCGATGACGCCCACGTTGAAACCGGACGATTGCAGCATGCGTTCGACAATGAATGTGGTCGTCGTTTTGCCGTTGGTGCCCGTGATGCCGGCGACGACCAGTTTCCTTGACGGATGGTCGTAAAAGCGGTCGGCGAGGGCGGCCAGCGCCTTACGGGTGTCGGCAACCCGATAGCAGGGGATATCCACTTTGACCGGCTTCTGGACGACGATGGCGGCGGCTCCCTTTTCGAGGGCATCGCCGATGAAATCGTGACCGTCGGACACCATGCCGCGGATGGCCACGAAAAGGCCGCCCGGCGCAACCTGCCTGGAGTCGTAATGGATGGAGCCGATGCGGCAGTCATCCGCTTTTGCAGGCGCTGCGAGAATCTTCTGGTCGATTCCCTGTATGAGGCGGTTCAACATCATCCCTGGTTAACCCCTGTGGACACTCTCAGTTTGTTCTTTTCGATTTCCGGTGGAATATTCAGGTAGTTCAAGGTTTCATGGGCAATTTTCCCGAAAGCGGGTGCGGCAACCGTTCCGCCGTAGTGCGATCCCTCGGGTTCGTCGACGACCACCAGGATAACGACTTCAGGCGATTTTGCAGGGGCGAAGCCCAGAAATGAGGATATATATTTCCCCGCGGCATAGGTGCCGTCGGTGTCGATTTTCTGGGCCGTCCCGGTTTTGCCGGAAACCGTATACCCTTCCAGGGCGGCATTGACGCCGGTCCCCCCTTCGGTGACGACGGTTTCCATGATGCGTTTCACGATACCGGCCGTTTTGGCCGACACCGCTTTCCCGACGATGTGGGGCTCGGTTTTCTGGATGATGGCTCCGTTGTGGTCCGTTACGGCGGCAACGATATAGGGTCGCATGAGGTCCCCGCCGTTGGCGATGGCCGAGGCGGCGGTCACCAGTTGAAGGGCCGAAACCGACATTCCCTGGCCGAAGGATATGGCGCCGGTGTCCACCCGTGTCCACCGCTTGGCGGGGGTGAGCACACCGGATGTCTCCCCGGGGCAGTCCAGTTTGGTTTTTTCCCCGAAGCCGAACCCGGTGAGGGTGCGGTGCAGGCAGTCGGGACCGACGGTTTCGACCACTTTGACAACACCGATATTGCTGGAATACTTTACAATTTGCTGCAGCGACAGCCAACCGCGGGGGTGGGTGTCGTGGATCACGTTCCTGCCGATGTGATAGACTCCGTTTTCGCAGTAGAAGATGGTGCTAGGGGTGCAACGGCCGGATTCGAGGGCGGCGGCGGCCGTGAAAATTTTCATGGTCGACCCGGGTTCGAAGGGGTCGGTGATTGCGCGGTTGCGCCAGGTATTTCGCGGAAAGTTCCCGAAATCGTTGGGGTTGAACAGGGGAATGTTGGCCATGGCCAGAATGGCTCCTGTTTCCGGGTCCATGACAATGGCCATTCCCGACTTGGCCGAGTGCTCTTCGATAGCTTCTTCCAGCGCTTTTTCGGCAATGAACTGGATCGTGCGGTCGATGGTGAGCACGATGTTTTTGGCATTGTCGACCACCGGTGTGGCCGCCGCCTCGTCCGGGTGTTCCTTGGCGAATCGGCGGCCCAGGGCATCCTTGAGGACCACCAGGCTGTTTTCCTGCCCCCGAAGCATACTGTCATAGTAGTATTCCACGCCTTCCAGGCCGTGACCGTCGGTGCCGGTAAAACCGAGCACCTGGGCGGCAAGCATCTTGTTGGGATAAAAACGGCTGTAGGCGGGTATGAAATCGATGCCCTCAAGGCCGAGGGCTTTCACTTCGCGCAATTCCTTGGGGGACGTTTGGCGTTTGACCCATATGAAGCTGCGCTGGGATCCGATCTTTTTTTCGAGTTTGCGCCTGTCGAGGTTCAGGATCTTGGCCAGCCTGGCGGCGGCACCCTTTTTGTCCTTTAACCGGTGAGGATAGGCGGCTATCGATGTGGTTTCGATGCTGACGGCCATCGCATGGTGGTTGCGGTCGAAGATCTGGCCGCGCTTGCTGGTGGTAACCAGGTCTTTTTCGTACTGGTTGGCCGCTTTTTCGGAAAGCCATCCGCTGCAGAACAGCTGCAGGTAAACGACCTTGATGCCGATGACCGTCATCAGCAAAAAAAAGAACAGGCCGACAATGCCTATTCGCATGTTGACGTATTTGTTTTTGTCGGCCTTTTTCTTCATGGCATGATGATGGTCTGATCGGCCTTGGGCATGATAAGGCCGAGTTTTTCGCCGGCAATGCGCGCGATGCGCTCCGGTGATTTCAAACGGGCCAATTCGATTTTGAGGTTGTTCTGATACGCCACCAGATTACCCCTTGTTTCAATTTCGGCGGCCACTTCGTAGCCGATACGGACATTGTTTACGCGGCACCACGTATAAAAAAAAAGTTCAGCCAGGAACAACAGCAGGATGGCGAGCCACACCCCGGTCAATCTTGTTTTCGGGTTTTTCCTTACGGGCATACCTTCACCGCCGCTCTCAATCTGGTACTGCGTGCCATCGGGTTGACGGCGATTTCTTCGGCAGACGGCCGCCGCGCCTTTTTCGTGAGCACCTGTAGCTGGGCCTTCCTCCCGCAGGCACACACGGGAAGGTCCGGCGGGCAGGTGCATGGGTTTTCCAGCATGCGCAAGCGGTGCTTGACGATCCGATCCTCCAGTGAATGAAACGCAAGAATACAGATACGGCCACCCGGCTTTAGAAAATCGACGGCGGTGTCCAAAAACTGCTCCAGGCGTTCCAGTTCCCTGTTGACGGCTATGCGCAGTGCCATGAAAACGCGCGTTGCCGGGTGCAACCCCGGTTTGCGCAACGCTTGCGGCACACACCGGCTCACGATGTCCGCCAGCTGGCTGCTGAAGCGTATCGCCTCTTTTTTTCTTTCCATGGTGATGCGTCGGGCTATCTGCCCGGCCCGGGGCTCCTCGCCGTAGCGTTTGAATAACCGCCTGAGTTCGGATTCATCCAGGTCGTTTACCAGATGCTCCGCCGTGATGTCGGAACGGATGTCCATGCGCATATCCAGCGGTTCTTCCCTGCTGAAGCTGAACCCGCGTCCGGATGAAGCTATATGGTGGAACGATATACCAAGGTCGAGAAGCATGCCGTCCACGGCAGGGATGTTCAGCCGGGATAGCAGATCCGACATTTGTACGAAATTGCCGTGAAAGAGGTGGACCGTCGCATTGAAATGGTTGAGGGTGCAAAGGGCATTGTCGATAGCATCGCGATCCTGGTCCATGCCGACGAATATGCCGCCGGGCTCGATGGCACTGCAGAGAGCGGCGGCATGTCCGGACCCGCCAACCGTTCCATCGAAAAAGATGTTTCCGGGCTTGGGGTCCAGCAGCTGCAAAACTTCCGTAAGCATAACCGGGATATGCGCATAGCCCATCGGGTCAAATTCCCAGTTTTGCGATTTCGTTGCGGACTTCCTCCTTTTGCATGTCTTTCTCCATGAAGCCGTTTTCCTTGTCCCAGTTCTGGCGGGACCAGATTTCAAAGTGGTCCAGAACCCCCACCATGACGATTTCCCGGTCAAGGCCGGCATATTCCCTCAGTGTCGGGGGGATCAGGATGCGGTCCTGACGGTCACAGCCGCACTCGAAGGCGCCGCCGATGAACACCCGCCGAAAGCGGCGCATGGCGTCGCTTTTCTCCGCCAGGGAGAGAATTTTTGCTTCGATTTTTTCCCAATCCGGCAGGGTGTATGCCACGAGGCCGTTATCCATCCGCGAAATCATCAGACAGGCGTTTTCGCTTTTCTGAATGGGCGTACGAAACCGTTTGGGAATGATGATTCTTCCCTTGGTGTCGATGGTATGGAAAGAGCTTCCCCGAAACATAATTCACCAATAATATCCACTTAAATCCACTTTCTGGCGATAAAAACCTATTATTGAAAAAAAGTCAAGAAAAAATTTAAATAATTCCGATATTTTTTATAATAATTATTGAGTGTTAATCAAAAATAAGGAAAAATTTAAAGATGTGGATCTTTGTGGGGGAAATTTTATTGAATAGGAATTTTATGGTCTAAGGAGGGGACAGCGTCAAAATTGCGATTATTTAACGGTTAAAAGTTGACAATAAATCGGCAGGGTTGATACTGATTAGCGCATGCATATTCGACAGTTCAGATACGCTTCAGACAACTTAAGTTATTTGATTTATGGAGAAAATCAGGCTTTAGCCATTGACGGTGGCGCTGTCGACGAGATTCTGGGGTTTATCGGGGATGCCGGCCTGGAGCTTTCAGCCGTTACCAACACCCACTCCCATGCGGACCACACCTCGGGAAATCAGGCGCTTCTGGAAAAGACCCGGGCCCGCTATCAGGATCACCGTGCGCTGGCGCATGCAGGGGAATTGTCGCTGGAAAAGGAGATTATCCAGGTTTACCCGACCCCCGGCCATACGCTCGATTCGGTCGTGTTTCACTGGAACAAGATGCTGATAACCGGCGACACCCTGTTTAACGGCACGGTGGGGACCTGTTTTTCAGGCGATCTCAAGGCCTTTCACCGCTCTATCCGGCGGTTGGTCAAACTGCCTGAAGATACGCTGATCTATGCCGGTCATGATTACCTGGAATATGCCATGGCGTTTGCCAGGCTCGTAGAACCCGGCAACCGGGAAATCGACGGCTATCTCGAGGCCTATCGGCCGGCGCATGTTGTTTCAGAACTGGGGGATGAATTGAAAGTCAATCCATTTCTGCGGTACAACCACCCGGAGATGATTGAGATCCTGAAGGAGCGCGGTTATGCCGTCGCTTCGGAATACGAACGGTTCGAAGGGGTCATGCACCTGGAATAAAAATGAAAATGTACGCAACGAGCCCCCTGAAAAAAGAAAAAGCATGCGCGCCGGTGACCGTCGGATCCGAGGAGGGCTTGAGCACCCTGGTTACAAACATCAAACGGCAGGCGGCCGGGATGCTTGCGGGGCACTCGAGGAGCCACGACTGGGAGCACACCCAGCGGGTTTTCCGGTTGTGCCGCCACATCGGGTCGGTCGAGGGAGTGGACATGGAGGTGGTTCTTGCCGCCGCCTGCCTGCACGACATCGGGCGCCGTTATCAGGACAGGTCAGGCGGGAAGGTGTGCCATGCCTTGAAGGGCATGGAACTGGCGCGTCCGATCGTCGAACCATTGCCGATTTCGGAGGACCGCAGGGCCAACATTCTGCATTGCATCGCGGCGCATCGTTTTCGCAAACCGCCGGCGCCGGCAACCCCGGAGGCCAGGGTTCTGTTTGACGCCGACAAACTGGATGCCATCGGCGCCGTAGGGGTTGCCAGGGCGTATTTGTTTGCCGGTGAAGTGGGCGCCCGGCTGCACAATTCCGATGCGAATGTGGCGGAAACCAGCGCCTACTCGTCTGAAGATACCGGGTTTCGGGAGTTTACGGTCAAGTTGTCCAAAATCAGGGACCGCATGTTAACCGGTGAGGGCATGCGGATAGCGGCTGGCCGGCATGCGTTCATGGCGGCGTTTTTTGAACGGTTGGAAGCCGAACACAGGGGCGATCTGTAGGCGTGGCCGGGTCGAAAACCTATTTTGACCAAATATTGAACACTCCCCGCAGCAAGCGTAAGGGGAATCTCCACCGTAAGGAATTCTATCACTTATGATTCGCTCGCTTACCCTGCAGCAAGCTGCAGGGAATGCGCTCGCTGTCTCGGTTCAAAAACGGTTTTAATTCCGGGATGGATGTACACGTACGCGTCTCTCGGAACATCCTTAAAACGATAAGGAGCGGTTTATGAGCATCAATGTCGTAGACAAGATCGACGGATTGGTAAAAGTGAGGCACGTGCTTATCAGTGTTTCGGACAAAAGGGGCCTCGAGGCGTTCATTCCACGCCTGGTGGAGCTCAGTCCGGAAACAAAATTTTTGAGCACCGGGGGTACGTACAGCCGCCTGAAGGAGATCATGGGCGCAACGGCGGACACCCGCCTCAGTCAGGTGGCGGATTACACCGGGCAGCCGGAAACCCAGGGCGGACTGGTAAAAACACTGGACTTCAAGATCTATTTGGGCCTGCTGACGGAAACCTACAACGAGGCCCATCAGCAGGATTTGGCCAGGACGCAGAGCGTTCCCATCGACATGGTCGTTGTCAACCTGTATCCCTTCCGGGAAACCATTGCCAAGGAAGGGGTGACCGTGGAGCAGGCCCGCGGCAACATCGACATCGGAGGTCCGTGCATGATCCGTGCTTCGGCCAAGAATTTTATCCGGGTCGCATCGGTGGTGGATCCGGACGATTACCCCGCCATACTGGACGAGTTGGCGGAAAACGGCGGTGCGACGTCGCTGGATCTCCGGTTCCGCCTGGCGCAGAAGGCCTTCGGGCACACGGCGGAATACGATGGCACCATCCGGGATTTTTTAAGGGCCAAAACCGTTGGGGAGGTGGATGGCTGCTACGAGAAAGATTGAGAACATTTCCTGTTTTCGTGATGGTTCCGATTTTTCGAAAAGACAAGGAGTTCAAACCAGAGGAGGCTTGTCATGGCCGATGACCTGAAAAAGATGTACCGCACCATCGTGGACGACCACTTCCCGCCGAAGATGGAAATCAGCTTCGTGGACGACAACCAGCGGCAGACGCTTTTTTACGAAAAGGTGATCTGGCGCGTCGGCGGCGTCGACAAAGGATTGAGGTACGGCGAAAATCCGGGGCAGGAAGCGGCCCTGTACCGGCTTGCAAACGGCAACCTGGTATTGGGTGAGACCCAAACCATTCAACCCGGGCAATATCTG
The genomic region above belongs to Deltaproteobacteria bacterium and contains:
- a CDS encoding UDP-N-acetylmuramoyl-tripeptide--D-alanyl-D-alanine ligase encodes the protein MNDTKPIPWNTSDILAATGGELLSGTGDRVFGSISIDSRAIGRDAIFVAIAGETHDGHTFVENVLKDGIKGVLVEKAKVGATLFRTSDFGDSTIIGVADTIRALGDLAAYNRNRVQVPIIALTGSNGKTSTRTMLTHITGLKYMTLSTAGNFNNEIGLPLTLLRLQRNHNLAVLELGMNRPGEIARLAEICRPDIGMITNVAPAHLEGLRSVEGVLRAKGELLEKLNRGGTTVLNADDRNVLALAEDAPGDVLLFGTSQSAAVRASRIRNMGDSVSFLLEVPADAIEVVLETPGLFMVSNALAAAAAAYLMRIPLHDIKKGLERFKPVNGRLHIRKLANGARIIDDTYNANPGSVKAALDTLKQTGQDDRRVAVLGDMLELGSASAGLHREVGYHAATAGLQRLYLTGEFARDTAQGAIDGGMAAGKIVAGSLSIITEQLIARTGPRHCVLIKGSRGMRMEQIVKKLIDTFG
- a CDS encoding penicillin-binding protein 2, with the translated sequence MKKKADKNKYVNMRIGIVGLFFFLLMTVIGIKVVYLQLFCSGWLSEKAANQYEKDLVTTSKRGQIFDRNHHAMAVSIETTSIAAYPHRLKDKKGAAARLAKILNLDRRKLEKKIGSQRSFIWVKRQTSPKELREVKALGLEGIDFIPAYSRFYPNKMLAAQVLGFTGTDGHGLEGVEYYYDSMLRGQENSLVVLKDALGRRFAKEHPDEAAATPVVDNAKNIVLTIDRTIQFIAEKALEEAIEEHSAKSGMAIVMDPETGAILAMANIPLFNPNDFGNFPRNTWRNRAITDPFEPGSTMKIFTAAAALESGRCTPSTIFYCENGVYHIGRNVIHDTHPRGWLSLQQIVKYSSNIGVVKVVETVGPDCLHRTLTGFGFGEKTKLDCPGETSGVLTPAKRWTRVDTGAISFGQGMSVSALQLVTAASAIANGGDLMRPYIVAAVTDHNGAIIQKTEPHIVGKAVSAKTAGIVKRIMETVVTEGGTGVNAALEGYTVSGKTGTAQKIDTDGTYAAGKYISSFLGFAPAKSPEVVILVVVDEPEGSHYGGTVAAPAFGKIAHETLNYLNIPPEIEKNKLRVSTGVNQG
- a CDS encoding UDP-N-acetylmuramoyl-L-alanyl-D-glutamate--2,6-diaminopimelate ligase encodes the protein MMLNRLIQGIDQKILAAPAKADDCRIGSIHYDSRQVAPGGLFVAIRGMVSDGHDFIGDALEKGAAAIVVQKPVKVDIPCYRVADTRKALAALADRFYDHPSRKLVVAGITGTNGKTTTTFIVERMLQSSGFNVGVIGTVNYRYNQKVFDNPVTTPESLDLQRILAEMLAERVSHVIMEVSSHAIDLDRIFKCAIDVGAFTNLTQDHLDYHLEMQSYWKCKKRLFTEHLNPDDGVAVVNVDDERGRELVRELSCPCITVGNGPAAMVRPLSTDLGIQGIEGVIRTPAGEFGYRSKLTGHFNLANILCAVGIGVALNVAPEALKAGIENLPAVPGRLQRVPGPVDRHVYVDYAHTPDALENVLQALKALGHGRLICVFGCGGNRDRAKRSMMGEISGRLSDLTIVTSDNPRLEEPAAIIDDILPGLKTVCRREYNPGQIRNGWQTGGYLVEPDRRSAIRLGIEASAPGDIVLIAGKGHETYQIVGKRTLPFDDMQEAQEALGN
- a CDS encoding cell division protein FtsL, with product MPVRKNPKTRLTGVWLAILLLFLAELFFYTWCRVNNVRIGYEVAAEIETRGNLVAYQNNLKIELARLKSPERIARIAGEKLGLIMPKADQTIIMP